Within the Balneolales bacterium ANBcel1 genome, the region AAAAACTTATTGTAATTTCTCCATCATTTCGGTTTGCACCGACGAGCCCACCAACTTCTTCATCGCCATCAACTGTTCCAAGCGCATAGGAGTCTTGAATCAAACCACCCAAATTGTCACCGATAAAACCTCCTATACGATTCCGCCCGTTAACAACACCTATGCCAAAGGATTCGGTGACATTGCCATAAGCATTCCACCCGATCAGCCCGCCGACGTTATCACCTGTCCCGATGACATTTCCTTCAGCATGGGAACCGGTGACATCGCCGGAAGCATTCCACCCGATCAGTCCACCGGCATTATTACCTGTTCCGATAACATTCCCTTTGGCGTGGGAGCCGGTGACAACGCCGCCTCCATTTCTCCCGATCAACCCGCCGATGGTATTACCTGTTCCGCTCACATCGCCGGTGGCATAGGAATCGGTGACAGTGCCTCCGGGGGCGAACTCACTGCCTATACTCCCGATCAGCCCGGCTGTAAACCAACTCCCGTTCACATCGCCTGTAGCATAGGAATCGATAACAGTGCCTCCGCCATTCTCCCCGATTAACCCGCCTGTAAACCAATTCCCGCTCACTTCACCTGTAGCATGCGAGCCGGTAACATTGCCGTAATAATTATACCCGACCAGCCCACCAACATATTGGCCCTCTACGCTGACATTGCCTGTGGCATACGAATCGGTGACCGTTCCCCCTTCATTATACCCGATCAGTCCACCGATATATTGACCCTCTACGCTCACAGTGTCCGCGCCACCCGTTTGCCCAACAATAGCATTTTCAATCAAGCCGATATTACTGATGGAAGCATCCTTGATGTAACCAAAAAGGCCGGTGTAATACTCACCAGGTCGATTGATGTACAGCCCGTCAATTTCATAGCCGTTGCCGTTATAATTTCCGGTAAACGGTATTGTATCATCCCCGATCGGCTCAAAGCCCGCCCCGTCATTCCATTCGGCTGTTGCGCTTGCATCTATATCGGCGATCTGAATGAAGTGCTGGTCCGGGTGACCGGCCACTTCCTGCAATTGTTCAAGCGTCGCCACCTGAAACGGATCTTCCATTTCGCCGTTGCCTCCTTCGAATTGAGCGGAAACCGAAGCAAACAGCCCCATAAAAACCATCATTCCCGTCACCGTTAGTGCCCTGATTACAGCAGTGGGCGATATGTTCGAAATCGGCTTCCTCATATACCACTCTTGGGAGTTCATAAAATGTAATTTTAAGGAGTAAAAAAAATCTGCCATGTTTCGGTTTTATTGGGTCATCCTGGTTTCAACACCGGAATTCTGAGGTAGTGAATCTAAAG harbors:
- a CDS encoding T9SS type A sorting domain-containing protein, which encodes MMVFMGLFASVSAQFEGGNGEMEDPFQVATLEQLQEVAGHPDQHFIQIADIDASATAEWNDGAGFEPIGDDTIPFTGNYNGNGYEIDGLYINRPGEYYTGLFGYIKDASISNIGLIENAIVGQTGGADTVSVEGQYIGGLIGYNEGGTVTDSYATGNVSVEGQYVGGLVGYNYYGNVTGSHATGEVSGNWFTGGLIGENGGGTVIDSYATGDVNGSWFTAGLIGSIGSEFAPGGTVTDSYATGDVSGTGNTIGGLIGRNGGGVVTGSHAKGNVIGTGNNAGGLIGWNASGDVTGSHAEGNVIGTGDNVGGLIGWNAYGNVTESFGIGVVNGRNRIGGFIGDNLGGLIQDSYALGTVDGDEEVGGLVGANRNDGEITISFSAGTVSGNTDVGGFAGYNGGTIENCYWDTNSGEQEQGIGRGSSEGVIGLSTDQITGTSAHGNMEEFDFEEIWLLTEGYPALHWEDVESIKVFAEKHEYDQPEQFILHQNSPNPFNPSTRIRFAIPEQAHVKLSVYNLIGQQVATLVNGIRSAGWHDATFDASALSSGVFIYRIKAGEYVETRQMMFVK